From the Toxotes jaculatrix isolate fToxJac2 chromosome 15, fToxJac2.pri, whole genome shotgun sequence genome, one window contains:
- the dcaf6 gene encoding DDB1- and CUL4-associated factor 6 isoform X1: MVTMSCSGNLVWDVNKRLIGYSEPNTIRTNYLGRREFVQRLKLEATLNVHDGCVNTISWNDTGEYILSGSDDTFLVITNPYNKKVKKSIRSGHRANIFSAKFMPHTNDQEIISCSGDGIIYYTHTEKSPEYNRQCQFTCHYGTAYEIMTVPNDPYTFLSCGEDGTVRWFDLRTKTSCTKEDCKDDILINCRRAATSISISPLVPYYLAVGCSDSSVRIYDRRMLGTRATGNYMGRGTTGMCVRFVPAHLSNKSCRVTSLCYSEDGQEVLVSYSSDYIYLFDPKDDQARELKGPSEERREELRQPPVKRLRLRGDWSDTGPRARPESERERDGEQSPNVSLMQRMSDMLSRWFEEASEAQSSRGTRPQARPRGTAARPEGASNPPAAPAGDSSQESSAPERPVGTDTPEVPAGPAAAADAAPMPKSTSSSSSGSSSTVTAPPPSSSSSVESSAPSSSPLTSSPDSEQRSQADTTGTPTPTATPTSEPALSEYGPHRLPISLVCRRLQRLLRLADPPGQGQRAAPSSSSAAPERQSQRAATSAAAAETQPCTDSPSSVVNKQLGSMTLDEQQGGAEAAGSPPDESVPAPATTSSAPTSSSTTTGAGRPSAAEPVLSLHYSSEGTTTSTIKLDFTDEWSSTSSSMGSAAPKTSETVQSKESLSTESSVSEQAPSDSQRKQTLPAASTELPPCDASCSGASSSSSATAPAEGSSEGDSVVSSPLEKSQPEGTQDTSGGCRRAEPTAEMEGHCGRGPLLPEWEGQSQPARGNQDSDDSDDDPILIPSARLRGQGQRFNTRGSAVGDRMIRRSAAARIQELFRRRKERREMEESETQNIRRPSVKMVYKGHRNSRTMIKESCFWGNNFVMSGSDCGHIFIWDRHTAEHLMLLEADNHVVNCLQPHPYDPILASSGIDYDIKIWSPLEESPSFNRVLADEVITRNELMLEETRNTITVPASFMLRMLASLNHIRSDRLEGDRSEGSGQENEDEQ; the protein is encoded by the exons GTAGAAGAGAATTTGTCCAGAGGCTTAAACTTGAAGCGACGCTGAATGTACATGATGGCTGT GTCAACACTATATCCTGGAACGACACAGGAGAATACATCCTGTCGGGGTCAGACGATACCTTTTTGGTTATTACGAACCCGTACAACAAGAAG GTCAAGAAATCCATACGTTCAGGTCATCGGGCAAATATCTTCAGCGCAAAGTTCATGCCCCACACCAATGATCAGGAGATCATCTCCTGCTCCGGAGACGGCATCATCTACTACACTCATACCGAGAAGAGTCCTGAGTACAACAGGCAGTGTCAGTTCACCTGCCATTATGGCACAGCTTATGAG ATTATGACAGTACCAAATGACCCCTACACGTTTCTGTCATGTGGGGAGGACGGCACAGTGCGATGGTTTGATCTTCGCACAAAGACGAGCTGCACTAAAGAAGACTGCAAAGAT GACATCCTGATAAACTGTCGGAGAGCAGCGACCTCTATATCCATTTCTCCACTGGTGCCGTATTATCTGGCCGTGGGCTGCTCTGACAGCTCAGTGCGAATCTACGACAGACGCATGTTGGGCACTAGAGCGACAG GAAACTACATGGGCCGGGGGACGACGGGCATGTGCGTTCGTTTTGttcctgctcacctgtccaACAAGTCGTGCAGGGTGACGTCTCTCTGTTACAGCGAGGATGGTCAGGAGGTGCTGGTCAGCTACTCCTCCGATTATATCTACCTGTTCGATCCCAAAGATGACCAGGCCCGAGAGCTAAAGGGCCCgtctgaggagagaagggaggag ctGAGGCAGCCCCCAGTGAAGCGCCTCCGTCTACGAGGTGACTGGTCTGACACTGGACCCCGAGCTCGtcctgagagtgagagagagagagatg GGGAACAGAGTCCAAATGTATCTCTGATGCAACGCATGTCCGACATGTTGTCTCGTTGGTTTGAAGAAGCCAGCGaagctcagagcagcagaggaaccCGACCACAGGCGCGACCCAGAG GAACCGCTGCCCGCCCAGAGGGTGCGTCAAATCCTCCAGCTGCCCCTGCAGGAGACTCCAGTCAGGAGTCCAGTGCCCCCGAGAGGCCTGTGGGGACAGACACTCCAGAGGTACCTGCTGgtcctgctgctgccgccgACGCCGCCCCCATGCCTAAatccacttcctcttcctcctcagggtCATCATCAACAGTCACAGCACCTCCTCCTTCCAGCTCCTCATCAGTGGAGAGTTCagccccttcctcctctcccctcacctcctctcctgaCTCAGAGCAGAGGAGTCAGGCTGACACGACCGGGACCCCAACGCCGACGGCCACGCCCACCTCAGAACCTGCACTCTCTG AGTACGGTCCTCACCGGCTGCCCATAAGTTTAGTGTGTAGACGTTTGCAGAGGTTACTTCGGCTGGCCGACCCCCCAGGACAGGGTCAGCGAGCGgccccttcttcctcctctgcagccccTGAGAGACAGTCACAAAGAGCTGctacctctgctgctgctgctgagacgcAACCCTGTACAG ATTCCCCCTCGTCTGTGGTAAACAAACAGCTGGGATCCATGACTCTTGATGAACAGCAGG GAGGAGCTGAAGCTGCAGGTTCACCTCCTGATGAATCTGTACCTGCACCAGCCACCACCAGCAGCGCTCCCACCTCCTCCAGCACCACGACTGGCGCCGGTCGACCCAGCGCAGCAGAGCCGGTTCTCAGCCTACACTACAGCTCAGAGGgaaccaccaccagcaccatcaAGCTGGACTTCACTGATGAGTG GAGCAGCACCTCCAGCTCTATGGGCAGCGCAGCTCCCAAAACATCTGAGACCGTGCAGAGCAAAGAGAGTCTGTCGACGGAGAGTTCAGTGTCAGAACAAG CTCCCTCTGACTCCCAGAGGAAGCAGACTTTGCCGGCCGCCTCCACGGAGCTGCCCCCCTGTGACGCCTCCTGCTCCGGTGCCTCCAGCAGCTCGTCTGCAACGGCCCCGGCAGAGGGCTCCTCTGAGGGGGACAGCGTGGTGTCCTCGCCGCTGGAGAAGAGTCAGCCGGAGGGTACACAGGACACGTCAGGAGGCTGCAGGAGAGCGGAACCCACGGCAGAGATGGAGGGCCACTGTGGGAGAGGCCCTCTCCTACCAGAGTGGGAGGGCCAGAGTCAGCCTGCACGGGGCAACCAGGACTCTGATGACAGCGACGATGATCCAATCCTCATCCCATCAGCCAGGCTCAGAGGACAGGGACAGAG ATTTAATACCAGAGGATCTGCAGTAGGAGATAGGATGATCAG acGCTCAGCGGCAGCTCGTATCCAGGAGCTGTTTcgcaggaggaaagaaagaagggagatggaggagagcgAGACCCAGAATATCAGGAGGCCCTCAGTCAAAATGGTCTACAAGGGCCACCGCAACTCCAGGACAATG ATAAAGGAGTCGTGTTTCTGGGGCAACAACTTTGTGATGAGCGGCTCAGATTGCGGCCACATCTTCATCTGGGACAGACACACTGCAGAGCACCTTATGCTGCTCGAGGCCGACAACCATGTGGTCAACTGCCTGCAGCCGCACCCCTACGACCCCA TTCTGGCTTCTTCAGGGATAGACTATGATATCAAAATTTGGTCTCCGCTGGAAGAGTCGCCATCTTTCAACAGAGTCCTCGCAGATGAG GTAATAACTCGGAACGAGCTGATGCTAGAGGAAACGAGAAACACCATCACAGTCCCAGCCTCTTTCATGCTCCGAATGTTGGCCTCCCTTAATCACATCAGATCAG ATCGACTAGAAGGCGATCGCTCTGAAGGTTCGGGCCAAGAAAATGAGGACGAGCAGTAG